A window of the Lactuca sativa cultivar Salinas chromosome 5, Lsat_Salinas_v11, whole genome shotgun sequence genome harbors these coding sequences:
- the LOC111899228 gene encoding uncharacterized protein LOC111899228, whose amino-acid sequence MTNEYEAFEDSQCKRAMEHAAEVFNSVLNTQSHMMMGIVKEPIGSVSVHYHSANKGNNQLLVENALDHAKDVYKSSFKPLVALLAEAGNKAVAAFRGVAVGAGGPGSIRRKYKHILPS is encoded by the exons ATGACAAATGAATATGAG GCTTTTGAGGATTCACAGTGCAAAAGGGCAATGGAACATGCTGCTGAAGTTTTCAATTCTGTTCTTAACACTCAATCA CATATGATGATGGGCATTGTTAAAGAACCAATTGGCTCCGTTTCAGTACATTATCATTCTGCTAACAAAGGCAATAATCAG TTGTTAGTAGAAAACGCATTGGACCATGCTAAAGACGTTTACAAGTCTTCTTTCAAACCTCTAGTA GCTTTGTTAGCAGAAGCCGGTAATAAGGCAGTAGCTGCTTTTAGGGGTGTGGCTGTAGGGGCGGGTGGGCCCGGTTCTATAAGGAGAAAATATAAACATATTCTTCCTTCGTGA